The following is a genomic window from Uloborus diversus isolate 005 unplaced genomic scaffold, Udiv.v.3.1 scaffold_1264, whole genome shotgun sequence.
CCTGCATAAATGCACAGTTGTTCTTTGGCCAATATTTAATTCTTCAGATTGCGCAATGTACTTCCAATGTCCATGCTGATTGGTTGCTGCTTTGGGGAATACAATCCGAGGATTTGCAGGACAGTTCTTAATACCGCTGGAACGCTTCTCCCTCCTCATCTCGGACGCGTTTTTGGGCTCCAAGTCCATTAACATGTCGTGGTGTAGAAGATAGTCCGGCGGTTCATCTAGTCCATCGCTTTCATCCGTGAAGAAAGAAGCGATATTAAGAGGTTTGGATTGCAGAAGGGTCTGAATTAGTTTCCTGTAAAGGAGAATATTAAGTACTTCAGAAAAAGAGAAATCAACAGTGGTGTTATACTTTGTAAGAAAACGTCATAAATTAGTGTCATGCAACGTTCCGGGATTTCATTGGTAATcatcaatttcctgtgaaaatcaagcaTCTTTGCCAAAAAGATTTCTAAATTGCAACAATTTGTACGAACATAGGCCTTCTCACtgtcgtaaaaaatatttttagcttccagcttaaagattaactgagcgtatttgcaggatgtcctgaaatagactgactgttttcaaaaattaataacaggaaaacggttaatgattaaaaaaaatttcttgcagaaaattcatgtagtGGGCAGTAAGTTTTGTTTCccagagttcaaaattttagttcaagagTTTTCCAAGAAATGGCGCTGCAGATCataagaccgtaaatcaaagaaagatagaaaattatttcagtttttcgAAAAaggcttttcaaaaacaaaattacgcaacaatattttcaaaatgtcgcCCACTGGCTGCAATCACTTTTGGaaattggaggaaaaatcggtgaatttgaATCCTTCGTTTGGCTtaaaggcttactatctgcagcgccatctattgaaacatttttgaactaaattttcaaacttgggggggggggggggattaagggccatcacatgaattttctgcaagaatttggtttttttatcattaaccgtttttctgttgtaaatttttgaaatcagtcagtctatttcaggacaccctgtattagtTCCGTAGTTAAGCAAGAATTTTAGGGAAGTGAGGCGCTTTGTTCTTTACGTGCAATTCTGTTTTAGCTTTGGCCCATGGGTGCAATAATGCTTTAAGAAGCGTATCAGGAAGGTGcctatcaattaattttaaacttaccTAAGTTACCTTTGAAGGTTCCTGTTTTGTTGGCATGACTGGCTTTTACCGTGAAGATTTCTGAATTCATCAGAAAGATTacaggttaatttcagaaaggttcccgacttttatcggaaaacgttcctgttttttgctagatttgttactggcagaaattggacacaatagttgcccattattttccaggaacgaaGCGAGGGCCCCGCAATAACAAAAAAACGACTCACCCGCCGTGTTGTCCTTGAGTTTGATGCAGCTAGGTGTGAGTGGAAGGAATTCGTCATTATGTGAttataacaatgattttttttttatagttggcCTTCAAAAGAGCATGGGCTTCCATGGTTCACCCCACCTTACTTTTTGGTACAATCCAAGCTTATAGAAgtctttaaagtaaaaaaaaataaataaataaataaaacatttttttttacatttaatttaatttcacacaaCGTTTTTTTTACAATAGCTGCTGATTTATGGaagaactttatttttactttaataatttCATCCTATGCTGTGCTGTGGTAGTCATTAAATTTCTCTTGAGCCATTCAAGAAACTCttaaaaacatttgtattttctCATTTCTTAGAAAACATTTTGAGTTTGAAACAAACaacagtagattttttttaaatttaacaggaagaaagaaagagagaaaactgataaaaatttgttttaatgacGAAAACAAGAAGCAATAATGTTGAGCAAGTGTTTTCGTCGTGTTTCATTTGCGTTATCAGGAAAGTTAGTGTTAATTCCTGTCACGTAAAAGAGACCTTTCGCCCGTATCATATCTTTAAACAGGTTCTCCTTTATATGTTATTATAATTTATGTAATCTTATCTTCATTAATGTTTAACCAACTCAaactgtacataaatatttctctgcAAATTAATTATCTTTCCCAATAATTAAGCAAAGAGCATGTTGTCTATTTATACGTACAGTGgccccaaaagtgttcgtacactttgaaattttttagtaaaaccaaaataacgcgaaactgaattcgaatatgaagtccaatattttttcacatcaatcctatgtcattctaaatacaacccagtagttttttcaaaatattgacggatcttctttttgaaatgggtcaaaaaaccaggagacagagaaataacaggccacaaaagtcatcgtacacccaaatattttcgaataaattcatggtaaaaattatcatatgccgtttatttaatatttttgcattgtgttaaccttaaaagttatttggctttattttttatttatttatttattttttttttttttgtttatttattccttaatattgtgcttattacttaaaatggctggaattcgtaaaaaacaacaaacaccattcgaaatttgatttttttccctcacggtagcggtaaattcgtttaaaatgttcaaaagtagataatttataccattccatagtaaagtgcttgataaaatgcttaaaagaaaagACTCGGTCCGAAAACAagataagaaaaggtcaactggcaaagttaacaaatcgtgatcggagatttaaagttaaaaaaattgaacaatacacatttgagtgctgtaaatgttacttcagagttaaatgaaaaattttacatataattttcatctgaaattgttcaccaagttctctgattagctggattaaatgggacctcttcccgctgaaattttcttggtcgtgcgaaaaaacagaaagcttacgcttttcgtcgcaaaatcaatggtaaataagctcaaaacgctttacaattacgtcttacttacagataaaaatgaattcaacatttttggttaaattgttgtataactgtaagtagaagaaaaaaaaattggaacttaaatcttaagaacttagttggatcagctATTCACGACGGCTcaagtgtgagggtgcatatcagcatcaggacttggtagtttggaattttttgatgaaataatgaatcatgccgttcctttaaatattttaaaacccaattttgaactcttagccaaaaatttaaattattggaaacaactttgtttttttatcaagataacgataagaagcacacggttttcaacgtttgcctctagtgcctcgaaaattgtccttaagtttagaaaataccccctcaatctccattGAAATTAATGatacatatttagagatatctagtggctagattacgaaaatacggctttgaaacgaaaatagagatagaaacagtaagactcaacgtggttgaacatttactcagaaattacgcaaaaaaagtaagaaaaaaaaaatgaaatttattcccaggcgtttaaaaggtgttgttgatactgcttgatattctactaaataataacttaataaaaagttagattgttcaataatatatagatattttttaaagtgtacgataacttttgtgaaataaaatttccggcactttttggttttttatttttaaaaaattaagttttaatatttttttaaaatcttttcatgtagttttgttaaaaaatgatcatagatcgtataattaaatacctattccgaaatattaattctaaccaatggatagaggcCAATTTCGCTAAAAGTCATAGGTGCACTGAACGTCGTAGGTGtcgtacgaacacttttgggagccaatgTATATCTGTATATAGTACGTATGTCTGCCTGTGCTTCATGTAGGGCCTTTATTCAAATGATTattatgaaatttgacacaacATTAGTTATTAGCTTAGGGGCATGTAAtgcaaagagtttttttttttttttttttcgttttttttatgtcaaatttcgatcttatttcaatttttaacaactttacatttaatttaatttgatttggtagcatgaagacaaaaaaaaatatgcatctctagataaaattcaagatttttttgccAGACAATTTTTCCTAGTTTCTAGattcgttgaaacagatatttaatTGATTTTGGCAAACCCGATCCAAAAActagttttaattaaaagcttgCTTGGCAGATTCGTTTAAAATATCCCAAAGGTAAAAATTTATAACTAGGAAACAAGGAAatcgttttcaaaactaaaaatattagttTGTTTCGCAATGATGCTATACCTCTGCTCTCTTTTCCCGAATGcttataaagtttttattttgaagtagtttaatgatttttaatcatttgtattacatattttattacttttcaatgATTTATATTCTTGTTGCTCCTAAATATTCTGTTGCGTAAGCCAATTAGCTTTTTAagcaaatatacaaaaaatattcctCTTTCAAACTTCTGCAATTgcagttaataataataatgatcataaaatagtaatcctcatatatatataatagcgaatgttAGAGTAGcgctgatgtcatcaacaatgaaactcgcgctacggcatgataatttgataatattttttcttaatgcttgacatgcaggaaaaggctttattttgacaaggctgaactggatccgataacttaactgctttactggtaagactcattttaggagagtgaagaagcGTAAAAGTGGTTttcaatgaacgctatctactggagtttatggctaatccactggagttcggaataaaatttcaactatcaaaatatcatcgaACAGGCAAtagtttcgttcaaatgtaaaagcaattttcaaccgtcataccacgacgggcgactttctagtagtaataataataaaaataattaaacaacgttcgtttctttcttttaatcttaattttaacaaattataacttaataaaaagtaaattataaGTGAAATTAGATACTAATGTATTATTCTCACATtgcattatcttttttttcctgtatGCAAAAGCTACTGATTCTGCAACCCAATTTAATTGTTTCCTTAGCCGTAGAAATACAGTTATTGTTTCAACttttagttaattctattttgattttatttttagtttttataactaattttaatttaaatttaagtgaATAGGGAGATTTAGAAAGGAAGTCCCTCTCTGAGACAGTTGgattagaaaaaattttgaaaatctttctCATAAGCATTTTGTAAATGGAGTAACTTTaactcttatattttttttttttcattttttttttgttttcagttttagtAATTGCCCTTAGCTTGAACTCTTTAGTCGGTAGAAAAATTTAGACATAAAGttcatttaaatctgaaaaactttTAGCGAACgggatagttaaaatttttatttcgctCTGTTTTgcgtttatttttagtttctgatactattttactttaaaatttaaacagtaGGAAAATTTACACTCACAGTTCCTCTTCTCCAGTtatattttggaatattttaaacTACAACTGAAAAGGGAATTCATTAAACGGAGcaactcaaatttttaatttgttctgttttgtatttattcttagtttttgtttttaaacgtCTATCAATAGAGCACTTTACACGTAAAGAACCTCCTATTCAAGCGTTCTGTTTCGAAATATATTGAAAATGCATTCGAGAAACTTTGCGCACCAGAGCAATATGAAAATGCGGAATCAGCTGTAGACCTATCACATTAAGAAGAAATTTCTCCCTGATTTGAATTTCAATTCGAATAAACTGCCAAGCAGGCTCATAAAATCAACAAGTTGTGAAAGACATCATAACGCTTCCCGATATAAATTAAGAGAAATGTTTCCCACATTCTGAgttgtaatttaaaatacttatttcgtAGCGCACACTGGAACTGAAAGGAGTTTCCATCTCTCGGAGAATATTCCACGATGTTTTGGTTTTCCCCAGCCGGGCGTCTGTGAACTGTAACGAGGACAGGCACAGTTAAAATATGGGACTCTCTTCACTTCAAGTCTCGCACAATCGCCATTTTTCCACTTTGGTTTTTCCGCAGAACACGAAAACATGTCACTTTAATTTGGGAGTTGTGATAAGAAATATGAAGGATAATTGgaggcaagaaaaaaattttcaagcacGAGAGGAGTCTTGCTTCAATTTTCACCGAAGAAACCCGCCGAGATTGTTTATGAGTTGAAGAGTAATAATTTTCAGTCGTGTAATTTTTGTAAGATGATATTGATGTGTGAAAAGGTATTCGCAACTCcgataaactatagggggcgctgcaaccactttctaatggcggatgaaaaaggtaaaacaaacaaatgccgtaacttctaacttgctttgacgcttagtgaatgacagtaatttttcatcgtgtttgtgggaagctttcttttctattcttctgaaattacattccatcacaaactgtctgaagcctgtaatttaccccaaataaaacacgtggaatggaatgttttacctttttctttaaaattgttaatcaccgcaagatagcgtattcgagctctggagttgtctATTGAAaagattgtgttttttttttttttttttttttttttttttttgaagttggtttTGACTGAATATGCACTCGTCCTTGAGCTTCCTTTGACTtgagaataactttttttcgaagacaaaatagattatttagttcttttttgaGAACTAGATGTATAACGCTTCTAGATTTCTTCTAATCAAGAGCACATGATTTTTGTAGGGGAAGGGGATTACCCCGTTGCCAATCCTAGCTAGTTAATAAACAGAAcagttttgaaacaaatattatttcacattgaaaaaaaaatcggattgaGCTGCTGATTTAATGAACGATcgcaaattaaacaaaaaaactatagagtttaaagagtaaaaaaagtttatctcGGAATAGACTGCGTCAATGAACTCTTTCCGCCACTATAGATTTCGAAATGTTTTAGAAAACAGCATTTTTGCGTTTCGATTCATACTCTGCTTGGcttataaaaatattctaaagaACTTCAAATGTTAAAAAGCTGATTATTTTAGAGTTTAGACTCTTGTAATTGCGCAAAgtgcaaattatattttttttttctgatattcatCATCAAGTGACACAGGTTATAAAtaggaatattaaaaaaaaaaactttttacttttctgaAAGGAACAGAAAGatgaaatagatgtcaaaaaaaagaaaagaaaggaaagaaagataagaaaaactATCGAAGAAGTGACACGCCTACTCCTTGAGCAACTCCGCACAGCAGTGGTGCACATCCTTTTGTTACTCAAGGGCCGCAACTCATATTCAAATGATTCTCAAAAATCAAGacaaatgcaaaatttcaaattcttaTATTTGACTTACTTATATATTTTAATgttcaaacttttttcaaataacatgtgaaaatatgttaaaagggagaaaaattacaaactaaGAATTGCTGTTATCATTACTtaatgtttttaagcaaatttctgaatatttggctcccaTTTTGTGACATTATGACTAAACGTGCTTTTCCATTTATAACAAACACTGagcaaaacaacgggccacaggTGTCTGCTTCGCGGGCCGCATGTGGCCaacgggccgtaggttgggctcCACTTCCATACACCATCCTGTCTATGCATTTTTCCATGTGTCgctcaaaagttttaaatatcaTGTAATTCAAAATGTAGAACAATATCCgcctaatttttaatgaatgaatttaGTTcattctctctttctctttctttcaCTCTCtcgcttttctaaaaaaaaaaaaaaaaaaaaaaaaaaaaaaaagccaattacCTGAATGTTTAAGCAAGAAAGAAGTGTTTAGCGTCGTAAAAACCTAATTAATCAAAGTTGAATTCTGTACCCACCCATTCTTTGAAAAGGCTGTTGTAAAATTAGAATAAACAAaccatttgtttttcttttcctctttttagAGCTTAAAAAACTAATTGTTGTTCAAGCGTATTTGCACATCAAAACGGGGTGTGATGACACGATTTTCTCGATATACTGCTAGGAAAATATTGCGAACACATGTTTTTTTAAGTTACTCATAATGTtcatattatttgatttcaaagtttaaattttaatgattttatgcaCTCAGTGACATTTACTCTGAAATTGCTCAAACAGTTATATAAAAACTACTCATTTGGGAcatatttcatttcaataaaataaaagtagattATACCTATTTAGAGGAAATAAAACACTCGCTGAGACAACTAAAAGCACTGATAGCGATGTTTTCATCACTATCAGTGCTTTTAGTGAAACGTAAGGAAACAAAAACTTAAGTGACGAAACTTAAGTAACGAAACTTAAGTGAAACGTAAAGAAAAATATAGTTTCTGAGCTTCAATTAAAAGCATCGAAAGCTCAGAAAATTAGTTACTGCATAAACGGCGAAGACACAACAAGTATGGTAAAAGAgtaataacactggtaaacaaaggtttcgTTACTTAGTGTTTCTAGGGTAATTTTTGAAGGTAATTTCAAATACCCACTTAGAATGTTTCCATCACCCAGTTTTTGTGTAATTAtaggttttaagttatttatttttcctatattttcctataccacgttatgataaaacAAATCGACTGGGAAACAAAGATtttgttaaatgaaacatttatgatttttctatggtaatttttgacgctgatttcaaatattcaatcagaattttcCCTTCACCCACagttttgtgtaatcataggttttaagtgatttattttttccgTGTTTTTCCTATAttacgtaatgataaaaattcaTAACTAACAATAAAAATCTTATCATAAAGATAAGTAGTGCGGAGATAGATAGTGAGGTGTGCTGGCACTGCAGTGGTAACATGGTAGTAAGTCTTAATGGCAACCCCTTTTCGTGGTATACGCTATCTGAATAGaataattttctgtaattttatatttgaaagcAAACATAAAGAATTCATAGATTTTACTCTAAGGAAAAGAATGCTTTAGTATACTGTAATTATATTGACTCTGTAATGGATATGTTTGTATTTTACTATCAAACAGATGAGACTTGGTATTACTTTATTAAAAACTACTTCAAAAGCATGATTAAAAAACGTTGCCTTCGGTATTACTAGCATAATCAGTCGAAATGAAGAAAACACATGGAGATTTGTAAGTCCTTTTTATTAGATGAAATTTAGTATAACACATATTATAGGACACTTATTTCTGgccaaaattaaattaaacaaattttattaactgctaaaTATTATTTAATGCAATGCTGTTTTCTCCTATGCGAATGAGATGGCAATGGCAAGAGgaatttaaaggaaaaagaagaCTGAAAGACTGGATCTGTTATTCTACTGGCCTTTTATATTAAGTtagggtttttttaaaactttattgagATTTTATAACACTGGTGCTGAATTTGAATACTTATTTTAAGTATTATTAAAGTATAGCTGAAAAAGGGCACCTTTTAAGGCCCCCATTGTTCAAGTGAATAAATTTTTGCTGATTAAGGCTGGACGTTTAAAAGGGATGTTCTTGATGCCAACTatagaaagaaaagaacaatagctaagtttttgatcatcattTTAGTATTAGTCCTGCATGTGTGAAtatgcacatttctttcaaacttctgTCTCGTGTTACAAAAAAATTCTGGGTGATGGAGAAAAACCGTTTGCATATTTGAACTCAGCGCATCATTTTACACTAagatcaggttttttttttccatgtaacagaaaaaaaaaagttttttttttggtagactAGTGTAATCACACAAGTTGAAGATTCGTCTATTGAAAATGTCAGTTAATGTCTTCTTTTATatctaattaaaatttcactAATCTGAACGCTTCCCTTGCAAAACGAAGAggttttaaaatacaatattaagcAGTGAATTAATAGTTTCAGAAACGACTCTTTGTGTATTATAGGGCTGATAAACTACGACCTCGACTGATGGTAAAGTTttaagcagaaatatttttttaataagaaatatatttaagACATGTTTCAGTTAAACAGTGAAAAATTTAGATATTCTACTAATGACATGATTTTCCATAATTGAACTAGTTATAACTCAAGCAGCTTACGCGATTGTTACATTTGATTTCAGAACAGGGTTGACTGCTGTTAATAAGAACTGTACAAATCAATTCAAGACTATAATCTAAATAAATCATTAATCTATtgaccaaatacaaaaaaaaaaaaaaactagtaaacaaaaagaaaaagaaagctaaaaaggagaaggaaaaaaaaatcactgatttgCAATCCCTGCAACTAGCATGCATTCCGTAAAACTTTCGTCTAACAATTATCTTTGAAAAGTACAGGCTAAAACTTACGTTTTATCCTTAACTTTCAAACTTTTCTGTGCATTGCTTTCACCTTATCTGTATTTGAGAAAGTACTGCCGAAAAGTGgcatatttttcaaagtattaaaaattgACTAAATACAGTCTTGCAAAACATTGCTCGTGAATGTGCACTATATCTCGGCGATTGAACACTTGGCGCATTTGTAACTGCAGATCTGGTGAAGGAAGGAGTAACAAAAAGTAATACAAGCAACACTAACCCGCAATGCCAAACtcgccagcccccccccccccaaaaaaaaaaaaaaaaatatatatatatatatatatatatatatatatatatatatatatatatatatatatatatatatatatatatatatatatatatatgtgtgtgtgtgtgtgtgtgtgtgtgtgtgtgtgtgtgtgtgtgtgtgtgtaatttgaattctgacactttgaattcgaattatgtttttcgcaatcacgaattgcgacaggaccttactcattggaggctattgtttctagaaacggtgaTGTCCTTCCAagtctgcccctcctcctgggcggttacgtgtgtgtatgtgtgtaaggacttgtttgtgtgtagacgtgtgtgtatgtaggtgtgtgtgtgtatgcaggatatggacgccaccgcctaggagaaggggattccggtggacagtgctgctagtggagacTAGGGTCacaggagcagctccgtcctccggtgaacggcggtgctgcagaggcccctggtctattctgaaaaaggaaccggacatcaaggacggtcaaataaaagcaataagcaatcgtgattgctcaaaaaaaaaaaaaatgaagccttTGAGTTCTGCTACGTTTTGATAtctgcttctgatagcaacaattgaaacttctgttttaaattaacttagttcGAATCTACGCAGGATTTAATTTCACTCCAAATATTTCAGGTTTCTGAATGATGTAAAAATTATAACTGTGCAAGATTTGTTTCGAGTTTATATTTGcgaatttatttgaaaagttgCAGAAAAAAGACTGTGGAAACTTTCCATGCCTCGAACTACAAATAATTCGAAGGTTTTAGGCGGTCCTTTGGTATTTCAATTTACCGAGAGTGGATTTTACCATAAAAGGAgcatttaattataaataatgtttcaggaagtgttcggaaaaataCAAGGAAGCCCAAAAAATATTCtattcaaaagatttaaaaaaaaaaaaaccgctaatAACTCTAAAGGGATGTGTAAAATAAATCCATTTTCCTTTCCATCTTCTTAAAATATATgatgttaaatttataattggGCTTGTTGTCATTAGTTGAAATTACTGTCAGTAGTGGAGCGCGCTGTGATAAGTCACACCCTGATTCCCTGATGCGCTTTAACTGTTGCTTCTGTAAACAGAGTCCAACCTAtaacacaaaatttgaaatgacgtgAAGTCACGTCCGGGAACAACCAGAATTAGGATTTGAAATGACGTGTGTTCACGTCAGGGAACAACCAGGAGTAGTATTTGAAATGACGTGTATTCACGTCAGGGAACAACCAGGAGTAGTATTTGAAATGACGTGTATTCACGTCAGGGAACAACCAGGAGTAGTATTTGAAATGACGTGTATTCACGTCAGGGAACAACCAGGAGTAGTATTTGAAATGACGTGAACTGATGCCCGTGGTAGCGTATGATGTGTAAATGTATGATTGTTGATACACGATAACTATTTGTGAGATACTTAAAGCATGCAATATTTAAAACGCAACGGAGGTTCATTAGCAATTCCGTGTAATACTTACAATTTAATTTGCTCTGAATCTGAAGGCCGAAAGGGCCTTGCAAATACCAGTATTAAGTGTTTCAATGAGTGGAAAGTAATAAGTTTACAACTTAGACGAAGAAATTTCCAGGGAATGAAGCGTAAAATTAAAACTGGTTTTCTTTACGGCGTTGTAGTTTCGACACTGGCCTTAAAAATATCACGCTTGACCTTAAACGCTCATCAAACCGCCATAAAAACAaggttttaatttgaattataataaaaatgtGGTCACCAACAAAGGAACAGTAATATGTTCCTTTGCCGTGGTGTTATTGACCTTCGAACGGTAGAGTTGCACTTCAAATTTGCACATTCCAAACCACCTCCTGTCAGATCGCGTTCTTTGTTTTGT
Proteins encoded in this region:
- the LOC129232554 gene encoding protein spaetzle 5-like, with the translated sequence MVLGWFFVTELICFAVRTHGIPMGARYAPAPPGMRPPCAAKRATFCEEVDKYPTKLIQTLLQSKPLNIASFFTDESDGLDEPPDYLLHHDMLMDLEPKNASEMRREKRSS